One Ignavibacteriales bacterium genomic region harbors:
- a CDS encoding SDR family oxidoreductase codes for MPTAVITGGSGFLGSHLCDKLLNEGMQVICIDNLLTGSLDNIQHLFGNSNFHFINHDVTNYIHVPGKVDYILHFASPASPIDYHQLPIQTLKVGSLGTHKALGLAKEKGARFLLASTSEVYGDPLINPQMEDYWGNVNPVGPRGVYDEAKRFAEALTMAYQRYHKLSTRIVRIFNTFGPRMRLNDGRAIPAFFSQALANEPITVFGDGKQTRSFIYVDDEINGILTLLFSDENEPVNIGNPEEITVKQIAEEIIQITNSSSKIIYKELPVDDPKVRQPDISKAKIKLNWEPVIDRIEGLRRTMEYFKERLKITE; via the coding sequence ATGCCTACTGCAGTTATCACCGGAGGCTCGGGTTTTTTAGGATCACATCTTTGTGATAAGTTATTAAATGAAGGTATGCAGGTAATATGCATAGATAATTTGTTAACCGGAAGTTTGGATAATATTCAGCACCTTTTTGGTAATTCTAATTTTCATTTTATTAATCATGATGTTACAAATTATATACACGTACCCGGTAAGGTTGATTACATACTTCATTTTGCTTCTCCTGCTAGTCCGATTGATTATCATCAGCTTCCAATACAAACGTTAAAGGTTGGATCATTAGGCACTCATAAAGCATTAGGATTAGCTAAAGAAAAAGGAGCTCGTTTTTTACTTGCTTCTACTTCTGAAGTTTACGGAGATCCATTAATAAATCCTCAAATGGAAGACTATTGGGGTAATGTAAATCCTGTTGGTCCTCGCGGAGTTTATGACGAAGCAAAAAGGTTTGCCGAAGCATTAACTATGGCTTATCAGAGATACCATAAACTAAGTACTCGAATAGTACGAATCTTTAATACATTTGGGCCACGTATGCGCCTCAATGACGGAAGAGCAATTCCTGCTTTTTTTTCTCAAGCCCTGGCTAATGAACCCATTACTGTATTTGGAGATGGAAAACAGACCAGAAGTTTTATATATGTTGATGACGAGATTAATGGTATTTTAACGTTACTATTCTCTGATGAAAATGAGCCGGTTAATATTGGTAACCCTGAAGAGATTACAGTTAAACAGATAGCGGAAGAAATTATTCAAATAACAAATTCAAGCAGCAAAATTATATACAAGGAGCTGCCCGTTGATGACCCTAAAGTAAGGCAGCCGGATATATCTAAGGCAAAGATAAAATTGAACTGGGAACCCGTAATTGATAGAATTGAAGGACTTAGAAGAACGATGGAATATTTTAAGGAAAGATTAAAAATAACGGAATAA
- the rpmI gene encoding 50S ribosomal protein L35 — protein MPKMKSNRGASKTFKKTASGSFKRKKAYKSHILTSKTTKRKRSLRKGTLVSDAEQKRVRIMVQ, from the coding sequence ATGCCAAAAATGAAAAGTAATCGTGGTGCTTCTAAAACATTTAAGAAGACCGCATCCGGAAGTTTTAAAAGGAAGAAAGCTTATAAAAGCCATATCCTTACTTCTAAAACTACAAAGCGCAAAAGAAGCTTGAGAAAAGGCACATTAGTTAGTGATGCCGAACAAAAACGTGTACGGATAATGGTACAATAA
- a CDS encoding translation initiation factor IF-3 — MNEEIRAAKVRVIDVDGAQLGVYTVKDAIRLSEERGQDLVEIAPQAEPPVCKIIDFGKFKYEQQKRDKIQKKNQVVSILKEIRMHPNTDVHDFDFKVKHTINFLEEGNKVKVSVMFKGREMAYTDQGEELLKRFIEKLEDIAKVESPIKLEGRNMATILVPQSKKIKKTNK; from the coding sequence ATAAATGAAGAGATTAGGGCTGCTAAAGTTAGAGTAATTGATGTTGATGGTGCTCAATTAGGTGTTTACACTGTTAAAGATGCAATTAGATTATCTGAAGAAAGGGGACAAGATCTTGTTGAAATAGCCCCGCAAGCAGAACCTCCTGTTTGTAAGATTATCGATTTTGGCAAGTTCAAATACGAACAACAAAAACGAGATAAGATTCAGAAAAAAAATCAGGTTGTTTCTATTCTCAAAGAAATTAGAATGCATCCTAATACTGATGTTCACGATTTTGATTTTAAAGTAAAGCACACAATAAATTTTCTTGAAGAAGGAAATAAAGTTAAAGTGAGCGTTATGTTTAAGGGTCGTGAGATGGCATATACAGATCAAGGTGAAGAATTACTAAAAAGGTTTATTGAAAAATTGGAAGATATAGCAAAAGTTGAATCTCCAATAAAATTGGAAGGACGAAATATGGCAACCATATTAGTTCCGCAATCGAAGAAAATAAAGAAAACAAATAAGTAG
- a CDS encoding sodium ion-translocating decarboxylase subunit beta, whose amino-acid sequence MANGFNQFFRYTAFPNFTVGHIVMLTVGLIFIYLAIAKEYEPLLLVPIGFGILVGNIPYLQGANLQIGIYEPGSVMGYLYFGVLKGIYPPLIFLGIGAMTDFSALLSNPKLMLLGAAAQVGIFGAYMIALFLDFLPQQAAAIGIIGGADGPTAIFLSSKLAPELVGAIAISAYSYMALVPVIQPPIMRLLTTDKERLIRMKPPRAVSRTEKVLFPIVGLILTTLIVPSAMPLLGMLFFGNLLKESGVTKRLADTAKGSLIDIVTILIGLTVGASTQATTFLTTQSVGIFGLGAFSFIIATTGGILFVKFMNLFLKEGNKINPLIGNAGVSAVPDSARVSQVVGLEYDKTNHLLMHAMAPNVAGVIGSAVAAGILLSFFMG is encoded by the coding sequence ATGGCAAATGGTTTCAATCAGTTTTTTAGATACACTGCTTTTCCCAATTTCACAGTCGGTCATATAGTAATGTTAACCGTAGGACTCATTTTTATTTATCTTGCAATCGCAAAAGAATACGAGCCGCTTTTATTAGTACCTATAGGTTTTGGAATACTCGTTGGGAACATACCTTATCTACAAGGGGCAAATCTTCAAATCGGTATTTACGAACCCGGAAGTGTTATGGGTTATTTATACTTTGGTGTGCTCAAAGGTATTTATCCGCCATTAATATTTTTAGGAATTGGCGCGATGACAGATTTTTCTGCATTGCTTTCGAATCCTAAATTAATGCTGCTGGGCGCGGCTGCGCAAGTTGGTATTTTTGGGGCCTATATGATTGCACTTTTTTTAGATTTTCTTCCACAACAAGCCGCAGCAATTGGTATAATTGGCGGAGCAGATGGACCGACTGCAATTTTTCTTTCATCTAAATTAGCACCAGAATTAGTTGGAGCAATCGCAATATCAGCATATTCATATATGGCACTTGTACCTGTAATCCAACCGCCGATAATGAGATTATTAACAACAGACAAAGAACGACTAATTAGAATGAAACCACCTCGTGCAGTTTCTAGAACCGAAAAAGTCCTCTTCCCTATCGTCGGCTTAATTCTCACTACTTTAATTGTCCCTAGTGCAATGCCTTTGTTAGGTATGTTGTTTTTTGGAAATCTTTTAAAGGAAAGCGGCGTAACTAAAAGATTAGCTGACACTGCTAAAGGATCCCTGATAGATATTGTAACAATCCTTATTGGTTTAACTGTTGGTGCTTCAACTCAAGCAACAACTTTTTTAACTACTCAATCAGTTGGAATATTTGGATTAGGCGCTTTCTCTTTTATAATAGCCACAACAGGTGGAATTCTCTTCGTGAAGTTTATGAATTTATTCCTTAAAGAAGGCAATAAAATTAATCCTCTAATAGGAAATGCAGGTGTTTCTGCTGTACCCGATAGTGCAAGGGTTTCACAAGTTGTTGGATTAGAGTATGATAAAACAAATCATTTGCTTATGCATGCTATGGCACCAAATGTTGCGGGTGTTATAGGCAGTGCAGTTGCAGCTGGTATTCTGTTAAGTTTCTTTATGGGATAG
- a CDS encoding SLBB domain-containing protein, translating into MSILKNILLVFIFLGFLTVLPAQTSQQIQQKLNQEGISTKKDVVEELKKRNMTEDDARRLAKQYGMDYDSFIATYIMGGSTTPLPPAVTNITNSPDSSTKNVTNVIVTSGEQNNPPVEEIKVDRSPAPTEGGLEYFGYNLFKNIPSSFEPSEIGPIDPGYIIGPGDNLRLSIWGAAELQYQLTVDPQGNIFIPTAGQFFVSGTTYESLQNKLTAYLSKFYEGLTSEPPTIFLDISLSKLKPIKIFVTGEIGQPGGYNISSFATVFNALYSVGGPLTSGSLREIRVIRNNKVLTTVDIYDYILKGQLIGDVRLQNNDMIFIPPRKKSVSITGEIFRPAIYELKEGENLQKMIEFAGGLNATAYTGRVQINRIIPFEKRQNTQIDREYIDADISSVINKSADIPLYDKDIITVFPILNKLENFVTIEGSVYRPGTYESNTVKSLKELIKKAGGELPETYYGKVDIIRTRPDESNEFISVDLAQALQGDPDNNITLQPRDKVKIYSIYELVDRKNVSISGYVKQSVTLPYADSLTLFDMVFRAGGLQDPFFRGRAFTLRGDLIRVNPDGVTTRIIPFDLEKLLHDQSFNMQLQPGDKIYIYSASVEKVLDKYVTIEGEVNNPGKFPLNSNMTVMDLILQAGGFNEQSLRNEVYVNRIRPGGYSGDKISETYTVQLPLFFTKSSGELGDTSKTDFKLQYKDIVVVRKNPNYTPQRVVRIMGEVNYPGTYVLERKSENLLELVRKAGGPTTEAFLFGSTFTRDGKRLMIDLEKLFDGEDEDQDVILNNADEIFVPRQPNTVFVTGEVNNPGLYKYIPGDNVKDYIDKAGGETDSSNYILYTKANGETNKVGFGWFSGNPTAYDGSVIIVTKEPPPPPEKEGPALWSNIKDIFAIVASAVTIIVLANQLK; encoded by the coding sequence ATGTCCATCTTAAAAAATATTTTATTAGTATTTATATTCTTAGGTTTTCTTACTGTATTACCCGCGCAGACTTCTCAACAGATACAGCAGAAACTTAATCAGGAAGGCATCTCAACTAAAAAGGATGTTGTTGAAGAACTGAAAAAAAGGAATATGACTGAAGATGATGCACGACGTCTTGCTAAACAATATGGAATGGATTACGACTCCTTTATTGCTACTTATATAATGGGTGGAAGTACAACACCCTTACCTCCGGCAGTTACCAATATTACAAATTCACCTGATAGCTCAACTAAAAATGTTACTAATGTAATCGTAACTTCAGGTGAACAAAACAACCCGCCGGTTGAAGAAATAAAAGTTGATAGATCCCCTGCCCCGACCGAAGGAGGTTTGGAGTATTTTGGTTATAATCTTTTCAAAAATATACCATCTTCATTTGAGCCCTCTGAAATAGGGCCTATCGATCCGGGTTATATAATTGGGCCCGGTGATAATCTTCGTTTATCAATATGGGGTGCAGCAGAACTTCAATATCAATTAACAGTCGATCCGCAAGGAAATATTTTTATTCCAACAGCGGGTCAATTTTTTGTTTCCGGAACTACTTATGAATCCCTGCAGAATAAACTTACGGCGTACCTATCTAAATTTTATGAAGGATTAACATCTGAGCCGCCAACTATATTTCTGGATATATCTCTTAGTAAACTTAAACCGATTAAGATATTTGTTACGGGCGAAATTGGGCAGCCGGGCGGATATAATATAAGCAGTTTTGCAACAGTCTTTAACGCACTTTATTCCGTTGGAGGACCGCTTACCTCCGGAAGTCTTAGAGAAATAAGAGTAATACGTAATAACAAAGTGCTTACTACTGTAGATATTTACGATTACATATTAAAAGGTCAGCTGATTGGTGATGTAAGACTTCAGAATAATGATATGATTTTTATTCCTCCTAGAAAGAAATCAGTTTCAATAACAGGTGAAATATTCAGACCGGCTATTTATGAACTTAAGGAAGGCGAAAACCTGCAAAAGATGATTGAGTTTGCAGGCGGATTAAATGCAACGGCTTATACAGGAAGAGTTCAGATAAATAGAATTATTCCTTTTGAAAAAAGACAAAATACACAGATAGACAGAGAATATATTGATGCGGATATTTCATCTGTAATAAATAAAAGTGCAGACATCCCTTTATATGATAAAGATATTATAACAGTTTTTCCCATACTAAATAAATTGGAAAATTTTGTTACAATTGAAGGCTCTGTTTACAGACCGGGTACATACGAATCAAATACCGTTAAATCGTTAAAAGAGTTGATTAAAAAAGCCGGCGGTGAACTTCCTGAAACCTATTATGGAAAAGTTGACATTATTAGGACAAGACCTGATGAAAGTAATGAATTTATATCTGTGGACTTAGCGCAAGCGCTGCAGGGCGATCCTGATAATAATATTACCCTACAGCCGCGCGACAAAGTAAAAATCTATTCCATTTATGAACTTGTTGACAGAAAAAATGTTTCAATATCAGGGTATGTAAAGCAAAGTGTAACTCTTCCCTATGCCGACAGCCTGACATTATTTGATATGGTATTTAGAGCAGGCGGTTTGCAGGATCCATTTTTTAGAGGCAGAGCTTTTACTTTGAGAGGTGACCTGATAAGAGTTAACCCTGATGGTGTAACAACCAGAATCATCCCATTTGATCTGGAAAAACTTCTACACGATCAATCTTTTAATATGCAGCTGCAGCCCGGTGATAAGATTTATATTTACAGCGCAAGTGTAGAAAAGGTTCTGGATAAATATGTTACAATTGAAGGCGAAGTAAACAATCCCGGTAAATTTCCTTTAAATTCTAATATGACAGTAATGGATCTGATACTGCAGGCGGGCGGATTTAATGAACAATCCTTAAGAAACGAAGTATATGTAAACCGAATTAGACCCGGCGGATATTCCGGTGACAAAATTTCAGAAACATATACCGTTCAATTGCCTCTGTTTTTTACTAAATCATCAGGCGAGCTTGGTGATACATCCAAAACAGATTTTAAATTACAGTATAAAGACATTGTGGTGGTTAGAAAAAATCCAAACTACACGCCCCAAAGAGTTGTTAGGATTATGGGTGAAGTTAATTACCCCGGCACTTATGTGCTTGAAAGAAAATCAGAAAATTTACTGGAATTAGTACGTAAAGCAGGCGGACCAACAACTGAAGCATTCCTTTTCGGCTCTACATTCACGCGTGATGGGAAAAGATTAATGATTGATTTGGAAAAATTATTTGACGGTGAAGATGAGGACCAGGATGTAATTTTAAATAATGCTGATGAAATATTTGTGCCTAGACAACCAAATACTGTTTTTGTAACCGGTGAAGTTAATAACCCCGGCTTATATAAATATATACCTGGTGATAATGTAAAAGATTATATTGATAAAGCCGGCGGCGAGACTGACAGCTCTAATTATATTTTATATACTAAGGCAAACGGCGAAACAAATAAAGTTGGCTTCGGATGGTTTTCCGGTAACCCGACTGCTTATGACGGCTCTGTTATTATTGTTACCAAAGAACCGCCGCCGCCGCCCGAAAAAGAGGGACCAGCACTTTGGAGTAATATAAAAGATATTTTTGCTATTGTTGCAAGCGCCGTAACTATTATTGTACTGGCAAATCAGCTTAAGTAA
- a CDS encoding biotin/lipoyl-binding protein: protein MKKFKFTIQGNKYDVHIVNVEDNVAEVEVNGAVYNVEVDKIISQSKTPKLVRSHAVPSTESRKTEQRTSAPASPKGAGFIKSPLPGVILQVYVKEGDNVKVGTKLLMLEAMKMENNINADKEGVVKSIKFKTGDSVLEGDVLIEIGA, encoded by the coding sequence ATGAAAAAGTTTAAATTTACTATACAAGGTAACAAGTACGATGTTCATATTGTTAACGTTGAAGATAATGTTGCAGAAGTTGAAGTCAATGGAGCAGTTTACAATGTTGAAGTTGATAAAATAATTTCACAAAGCAAAACCCCAAAACTTGTTAGATCTCATGCAGTTCCTTCAACAGAATCTCGTAAAACTGAACAAAGAACCAGTGCACCAGCATCTCCCAAAGGAGCAGGTTTTATTAAATCTCCGCTTCCGGGTGTAATTCTTCAGGTTTATGTAAAAGAGGGTGATAATGTAAAGGTCGGAACAAAACTACTTATGCTGGAAGCTATGAAAATGGAAAACAATATCAATGCAGATAAAGAAGGTGTTGTTAAATCCATTAAATTTAAAACCGGTGATTCTGTGCTTGAAGGTGATGTACTTATCGAAATTGGAGCCTGA
- a CDS encoding pyridoxal phosphate-dependent aminotransferase has protein sequence MNLLNKNTPIDYQIVTQKVKDSKLESPGKASIREVKKLVDEIEKASGERFVRMEMGIPGLPPTKVGVEAEIEALKNGVAAVYPDIYGVHSLKFETSKFVKLFMDIDVSPEGCVPTCGSMMGSFAAFMTLNRCNPEKDTTLLIDPGFPVHRQQLRVLNQKMEAFDVYNYRGEKLLNKLESILSKGNISCMLYSNPNNPSWICFTEKELKIIGDMCNKYDVIAIEDLAYFAMDFRRDMSKPGVPPYQPTVANYTNNFILTISSSKAFSYAGQRVGMMIISDELYERNYPNLKKYYTKDQFGHSMIYGSIYAISAGISHSAQYALAAIFKAANEGKLNFVEEVKEYGEKAKIMKKLFIDNGFIIVYDKDEDEPIADGFYFTFSYPGYTGEDLLNELLYYGISAISLAITGSERLEGIRACVSLVKRDQFKDLEFRLKKFNEDHFKK, from the coding sequence ATGAATTTACTTAATAAAAACACACCGATTGACTATCAAATTGTAACACAAAAAGTAAAAGACAGCAAACTTGAAAGTCCCGGCAAAGCATCCATTCGTGAGGTAAAAAAACTAGTTGATGAAATTGAAAAAGCTAGCGGAGAAAGATTTGTAAGGATGGAAATGGGGATTCCCGGGTTGCCTCCAACAAAAGTAGGAGTTGAAGCTGAAATTGAAGCATTAAAAAATGGTGTTGCCGCTGTCTATCCCGATATTTATGGAGTTCATTCTCTTAAATTTGAAACATCTAAATTTGTAAAACTTTTCATGGATATTGATGTTAGTCCAGAGGGATGTGTTCCCACCTGCGGATCAATGATGGGGAGCTTTGCAGCATTTATGACTTTGAACAGATGTAATCCTGAAAAAGATACTACTCTTCTAATTGATCCCGGTTTTCCAGTTCATCGCCAACAACTAAGGGTACTTAATCAAAAAATGGAAGCATTTGATGTTTATAATTATCGAGGTGAAAAATTACTTAATAAACTGGAATCAATTTTAAGCAAAGGAAATATTTCCTGTATGCTTTACTCAAATCCAAATAATCCTTCCTGGATTTGTTTTACTGAAAAGGAATTAAAGATAATTGGGGATATGTGTAATAAATATGATGTTATTGCCATTGAAGATCTTGCTTACTTTGCTATGGATTTTAGACGTGATATGTCTAAACCGGGTGTACCACCTTATCAACCAACAGTTGCAAATTATACTAATAATTTTATTCTGACAATTTCAAGTTCAAAAGCATTTAGTTATGCAGGACAGAGGGTTGGTATGATGATAATTTCAGATGAGTTGTACGAAAGAAATTATCCCAACCTAAAAAAATATTACACAAAAGACCAATTCGGACACTCAATGATTTATGGAAGTATTTATGCAATTAGTGCCGGAATATCACACTCAGCACAGTACGCTCTTGCGGCAATATTTAAAGCTGCAAATGAAGGTAAACTTAATTTTGTTGAAGAAGTAAAAGAGTACGGTGAAAAAGCAAAGATTATGAAAAAACTTTTTATTGATAACGGCTTTATTATCGTTTATGATAAAGATGAAGATGAACCTATTGCGGATGGTTTTTATTTTACATTTTCGTATCCCGGTTATACAGGAGAAGATTTATTGAATGAACTTTTGTACTACGGTATAAGCGCAATTTCACTGGCGATTACAGGTAGTGAAAGATTAGAAGGAATTCGTGCTTGTGTATCACTTGTAAAAAGAGATCAGTTTAAAGACTTAGAATTTAGGTTGAAGAAATTTAACGAGGATCATTTTAAAAAGTAA
- the mce gene encoding methylmalonyl-CoA epimerase yields MNISHIEHIGIAVKNIDEAIKYYENVLGLKCYAVEEVADQKVKTAFFMVGQTKIELLESTSPEGPIGKFIEKKGEGIHHLAFAVKGLQNSLDEAKSKNILLIDEKERKGAEGLNIAFLHPKSTFGVLTELCEKPE; encoded by the coding sequence ATGAACATTTCGCACATAGAACATATTGGTATTGCAGTTAAAAATATAGATGAAGCAATTAAGTATTATGAAAATGTACTTGGCTTAAAATGTTATGCGGTAGAAGAAGTTGCTGATCAGAAAGTTAAAACTGCATTTTTTATGGTTGGGCAAACCAAAATTGAACTACTTGAGTCTACTTCCCCTGAAGGACCAATCGGAAAGTTTATAGAAAAGAAAGGGGAAGGAATTCATCACCTTGCTTTTGCAGTGAAAGGATTGCAAAACTCCCTAGATGAAGCTAAATCAAAAAACATTTTATTGATTGATGAAAAAGAAAGAAAAGGTGCAGAAGGATTGAACATCGCGTTCCTTCATCCAAAATCAACGTTTGGTGTTTTAACTGAACTGTGTGAAAAACCAGAGTAA
- the pheS gene encoding phenylalanine--tRNA ligase subunit alpha — protein sequence MLDKNISEIKESFYTDIKSVSSLKDVEEIRLKYFSRNGLVSQLFEDLKDVVKEEKPILGKKLNLLRNEVSSYFEEVKERISSTQSGKENQIDLTLPGNEYIVGSKHILTQTLDEIKSIFKGLGFSVANGPELESDYYNFETLNFPADHPARDMQDTFFVSKDFLLRTHTTPVQIRIMEKQAPPVRAIMPGRVYRNEAVSARSYCMFHQVDGIYVDTDVTFAELKGTLVSFAKQFYGSDLKYRFRPSFFPFTEPSAEMDITCYLCNGKGCKICKNSGWLEILGCGMVDPNVFKFVNYDSEKYTGYAFGMGIERIALLKYGITDIRIFFDNDLRFLKQF from the coding sequence ATGCTGGACAAAAACATATCTGAAATAAAAGAAAGTTTTTACACAGATATAAAATCTGTTTCTTCATTAAAAGATGTTGAAGAAATAAGACTGAAATATTTTAGTAGAAACGGGCTTGTATCACAACTTTTTGAAGATTTAAAAGATGTTGTTAAAGAAGAAAAACCAATACTGGGTAAAAAATTAAATCTTCTTCGTAACGAAGTTTCATCGTACTTTGAAGAAGTTAAAGAAAGAATTTCCTCTACTCAATCAGGTAAAGAAAATCAAATCGATCTAACTTTGCCCGGCAATGAATATATTGTTGGAAGCAAACATATTCTTACTCAAACGCTCGATGAAATAAAATCAATCTTTAAGGGTTTGGGATTTTCAGTTGCAAATGGACCTGAGCTGGAATCTGATTATTATAATTTTGAAACATTAAATTTTCCTGCTGATCATCCTGCACGCGATATGCAGGACACTTTTTTTGTTAGTAAGGATTTTTTACTTCGCACACACACAACTCCGGTGCAAATCCGAATTATGGAAAAACAAGCTCCGCCTGTTAGAGCAATTATGCCTGGTCGTGTTTATAGAAATGAAGCTGTTAGTGCAAGAAGTTATTGTATGTTTCACCAGGTTGATGGAATTTATGTTGATACTGATGTAACATTTGCAGAACTGAAAGGAACATTAGTTTCATTTGCTAAGCAGTTTTATGGATCGGATTTGAAATACAGATTTCGCCCAAGTTTCTTTCCGTTTACAGAGCCCAGTGCTGAAATGGACATTACTTGCTATCTCTGCAATGGCAAAGGTTGCAAGATTTGTAAAAACTCCGGTTGGTTAGAAATTCTTGGCTGCGGAATGGTTGACCCAAATGTTTTTAAATTTGTTAATTATGATTCAGAAAAATATACAGGCTACGCTTTTGGTATGGGTATAGAAAGAATCGCTTTACTAAAATATGGCATAACAGATATAAGAATTTTCTTTGATAATGATTTGAGATTCTTAAAACAGTTTTAA
- a CDS encoding OadG family protein, with translation MTVIGYVVVFVALLFLYIIFSNLTKVLNINVKRLLRREGKIEISKEDLEISGEVNAAIAMAIHLYYAEVHDKENTVLTIDKVSKTYSPWSSKIYGLRQHPRL, from the coding sequence ATGACAGTTATTGGATATGTAGTAGTTTTTGTAGCCCTGCTTTTCTTATATATTATCTTTTCAAATCTTACAAAAGTATTAAATATTAATGTTAAAAGATTATTAAGACGTGAGGGTAAAATAGAAATAAGTAAAGAAGATTTGGAAATTTCAGGTGAAGTTAATGCTGCAATTGCAATGGCAATTCATCTTTACTACGCAGAAGTGCATGATAAAGAAAATACGGTTCTAACTATTGATAAAGTATCAAAAACTTACTCACCGTGGAGTTCTAAAATTTACGGATTAAGACAACATCCCAGACTATAG
- the rplT gene encoding 50S ribosomal protein L20 — protein sequence MPRSKNKVASHRRRRNRLKLAKGYWGNQGNVLTAAKNAIDKGLGHAYRDRKLKKRVYRSLWIVRINAAARMNGTTYSRLIDALNKKGVDINRKVLASLAAENPTAFTEVVKFSIN from the coding sequence ATGCCAAGATCAAAAAATAAAGTTGCTTCGCATAGAAGAAGAAGAAATAGATTAAAACTTGCTAAAGGTTATTGGGGTAATCAAGGAAACGTGCTTACCGCAGCAAAAAATGCTATTGATAAAGGTTTAGGACACGCTTATAGAGATAGAAAACTTAAAAAAAGAGTTTACAGATCACTTTGGATTGTTAGAATTAATGCTGCTGCAAGAATGAATGGTACAACTTATTCCAGATTGATTGATGCACTAAATAAAAAAGGTGTTGACATCAACAGAAAAGTTCTTGCTAGTTTAGCTGCTGAAAATCCAACAGCTTTTACTGAAGTAGTTAAATTTTCTATCAACTAA